A genome region from Clostridium pasteurianum includes the following:
- the citX gene encoding citrate lyase holo-[acyl-carrier protein] synthase, with amino-acid sequence MDTEKMFYEILEGREKRAQLQRQLITEYKSTLISFTLNIPGINKLGKNFKKVYEKGIEELEEEFLKKNILVMYGKTNSSNAGYEAFFCVAKDPITIKKMTTDIEERSKLGRLFDFDVFDNNYKLLSRTEVGLPRRRCLLCDGIAAECSRSRKHSVEDVLNKINEIIEDSF; translated from the coding sequence ATGGATACAGAAAAAATGTTTTATGAAATTTTAGAGGGAAGAGAAAAAAGAGCACAGCTGCAAAGACAGCTTATAACTGAATATAAGAGTACACTAATATCTTTTACATTAAATATTCCTGGAATAAATAAGCTGGGTAAAAATTTTAAAAAGGTCTATGAAAAAGGAATAGAAGAATTGGAAGAGGAGTTTTTGAAAAAAAACATATTAGTTATGTATGGAAAAACAAATAGCAGCAATGCTGGCTATGAAGCATTTTTCTGTGTAGCAAAGGATCCTATAACTATAAAAAAGATGACTACAGATATTGAAGAAAGAAGTAAATTAGGACGCTTATTTGATTTTGATGTGTTTGATAATAATTATAAATTGTTAAGTAGAACTGAGGTTGGTCTTCCTAGAAGAAGATGTCTATTGTGCGATGGAATAGCGGCAGAGTGCAGCAGAAGTAGGAAACATTCCGTTGAAGATGTACTAAATAAAATAAATGAAATTATAGAAGATTCATTTTAA